The Thermonema lapsum genome window below encodes:
- a CDS encoding serine/threonine protein kinase — MNYTVTEVLEEERTWSIYRAHHRYLNRKVQVVVVQSPNKEVSNRLKEVAARLFKLQHPYIATLLDFVEIGNILYFIYQDVEGQPLASLLKSKVFSLQEVQTIVLQLLHALSHAHQLGLVHGALSPEYILLDRWGNIKILHFGYIARLLQAGEARHPEIYAYVAPELVQHNVADKRSDIYSLGAILYHLLTSKAPVDEERLDILKLRQTLPPPSSVSARVPGFFDAIVQKCMAENPALRYSGVEELEDELIKEWNLWLRAESNDEESHSKSLLIGFWTLVALAVAASAWVIVQELFFGEISRPLEEATLQERNEVKAVDEGNADTKEIGDQTEKPITAAKEEELQLTDKIEEEFGKESNTTLLNATQLQAHLLVDNLVISRQGGLVEHKIKAVNLNTLQALSDIEVEVRYLDNTGEVIDAVKVVFEELPPGGKAEQLISRELPQEAKVEVRAVKAILHAKGF; from the coding sequence TTGAACTATACAGTCACAGAGGTGCTGGAAGAGGAGCGCACATGGAGTATCTACCGTGCCCATCATCGCTATCTCAACCGTAAAGTGCAAGTGGTGGTAGTACAGTCGCCGAACAAGGAGGTAAGCAATCGTTTAAAAGAAGTTGCTGCCCGCTTGTTTAAACTACAACACCCCTATATTGCCACCCTTTTAGATTTTGTGGAGATAGGCAATATTCTCTATTTCATTTACCAAGACGTAGAGGGACAACCTTTGGCTTCTCTACTCAAAAGCAAAGTATTCAGTCTGCAGGAGGTGCAAACCATAGTGCTGCAATTGCTGCATGCCCTCTCCCACGCTCATCAACTGGGCTTAGTGCATGGTGCCCTTTCGCCAGAGTACATTTTACTGGACCGCTGGGGCAACATCAAAATACTGCATTTTGGCTATATAGCCCGGTTGCTTCAAGCTGGCGAAGCCCGACACCCTGAAATTTATGCCTACGTGGCGCCAGAGCTTGTGCAGCACAACGTAGCAGACAAACGCAGCGACATCTATTCCTTAGGTGCAATCCTCTACCACCTGCTTACAAGCAAAGCACCAGTAGATGAAGAGCGCCTCGATATTTTGAAATTGCGACAAACGCTTCCGCCACCTTCGAGCGTATCGGCACGCGTGCCCGGCTTTTTCGATGCCATTGTGCAAAAATGCATGGCAGAAAACCCAGCACTGCGCTACTCGGGCGTTGAAGAGCTGGAAGACGAGCTGATAAAGGAATGGAATCTGTGGTTACGTGCCGAAAGTAACGACGAAGAAAGCCACAGCAAAAGCCTACTGATAGGTTTTTGGACACTGGTAGCCTTGGCTGTCGCCGCTTCGGCTTGGGTCATTGTACAAGAACTGTTTTTCGGCGAGATAAGCCGCCCCTTAGAAGAAGCTACCCTGCAGGAAAGAAATGAAGTAAAAGCAGTTGACGAAGGCAATGCCGACACAAAAGAAATCGGCGACCAAACAGAAAAGCCCATAACAGCTGCCAAAGAAGAGGAATTGCAGTTGACTGATAAAATAGAAGAGGAGTTTGGCAAAGAAAGCAACACCACGTTGCTCAATGCAACGCAATTACAAGCTCATTTATTGGTAGATAACCTTGTCATTAGCAGGCAGGGGGGCTTGGTGGAACACAAAATAAAGGCAGTCAACCTCAACACCCTGCAGGCACTTAGCGATATAGAAGTAGAAGTACGTTACCTCGACAACACGGGCGAAGTCATCGATGCAGTAAAAGTTGTATTTGAAGAACTCCCACCCGGTGGCAAAGCCGAGCAGCTCATCAGTAGAGAACTTCCGCAAGAGGCTAAGGTTGAAGTGCGAGCAGTGAAAGCCATATTACATGCCAAAGGGTTCTAA
- a CDS encoding fructosamine kinase family protein: MENQHQEKAFFCAAVEKVTAKRMQLVSVERLHGGCINEAALIRCKEKTFFIKWNGRFPAHFFEIEARNLALLQGKVRTPHVYGWGEHEGVAFLLLDAIEQGSKQARVFSEDLAAQLVALHRNRGPYFGLHYNNYIGELQQDNTPCQELAIFFFERRLLPLIEKARAMGRLQRKHEQAAAQLAKRLPALLPDEPPVLLHGDLWSGNVMADHQNRAVLIDPAVYYGCREIDLAMMQLFGGFDATFWAAYRHAYPWQAGFEERVPIWNLYPLLVHLILFGEAYLPAISRILEPFGM; the protein is encoded by the coding sequence TTGGAAAATCAACATCAAGAAAAAGCATTTTTCTGTGCTGCCGTGGAGAAGGTTACAGCCAAGCGTATGCAGCTTGTAAGTGTGGAGCGCCTGCATGGCGGATGTATCAATGAGGCAGCACTGATTCGTTGCAAAGAGAAAACTTTTTTTATCAAATGGAATGGGCGTTTCCCTGCTCATTTTTTTGAGATAGAAGCGCGTAATTTGGCTTTGCTTCAAGGCAAAGTTAGGACACCGCATGTGTATGGCTGGGGAGAGCACGAAGGGGTAGCTTTTCTGTTGTTGGACGCCATAGAGCAGGGAAGCAAACAGGCGCGTGTTTTTTCGGAAGACTTAGCGGCACAGCTGGTAGCATTGCATCGCAACCGGGGACCTTACTTTGGGCTGCATTACAACAATTACATAGGCGAGCTGCAACAAGACAATACCCCATGTCAAGAGCTCGCCATTTTCTTTTTTGAGCGGCGCTTGCTGCCGCTTATAGAAAAAGCGAGGGCAATGGGGCGCCTGCAACGCAAGCACGAGCAGGCAGCCGCACAGTTGGCAAAACGATTGCCTGCCTTGTTGCCCGATGAGCCGCCTGTTTTGCTACATGGCGACTTATGGAGCGGCAATGTGATGGCTGACCATCAAAATCGGGCGGTATTGATTGACCCCGCCGTTTATTATGGCTGCCGCGAGATTGACTTGGCTATGATGCAGCTTTTCGGAGGCTTCGATGCCACCTTTTGGGCAGCGTATCGCCATGCCTACCCATGGCAGGCTGGTTTTGAAGAACGGGTGCCCATCTGGAATCTGTATCCTCTGTTAGTACACCTCATTTTGTTTGGCGAGGCGTATCTGCCGGCTATTTCGCGCATATTAGAACCCTTTGGCATGTAA
- a CDS encoding polyprenol monophosphomannose synthase: protein MNDTSAAEGIVVVPTYNEIENIEPLIRSVMGLAVPLDLLIVDDHSPDGTAARVRALQEEFPGRLHLIERPGKMGLGTAYITGFRYALARHYKYIFEMDADFSHNPQDLLRLYAACAQEGYDVAIGSRYITGVNVVNWPMKRVLLSYFASQYVRFITGMPVKDATAGFKCYRREVLETIDLDSIAFVGYAFQIAIKFQAWKYGFKLKEVPIVFTERTHGQSKMSFRIFKEAFWGVIKLKVESLFKSYRRPMPQELKTTPQNG, encoded by the coding sequence ATGAACGATACATCTGCTGCTGAAGGTATCGTAGTTGTGCCCACATACAACGAAATAGAAAACATAGAGCCACTCATTCGCAGCGTCATGGGCTTGGCGGTGCCCCTCGACTTACTCATTGTCGATGACCACTCGCCCGATGGCACTGCCGCACGTGTGCGTGCCCTGCAAGAGGAATTCCCTGGGCGGCTTCATCTCATCGAGCGCCCCGGAAAAATGGGCTTGGGGACTGCCTATATTACCGGCTTCCGCTATGCCTTGGCACGCCACTATAAGTATATTTTCGAAATGGATGCCGACTTTTCGCACAACCCTCAGGACCTGCTACGTTTATATGCAGCCTGTGCCCAAGAAGGCTACGATGTAGCCATTGGCTCGCGCTACATTACGGGTGTTAATGTAGTGAATTGGCCCATGAAACGTGTTTTGCTTTCTTATTTTGCCAGTCAATACGTGCGCTTCATCACCGGCATGCCCGTAAAAGATGCCACGGCAGGCTTTAAATGCTATCGTCGCGAGGTACTGGAAACCATCGATTTGGACAGCATCGCTTTTGTAGGTTATGCCTTTCAGATAGCCATCAAATTCCAAGCATGGAAATATGGCTTTAAACTGAAAGAGGTGCCCATTGTATTTACCGAACGCACACATGGGCAGTCCAAAATGAGCTTTCGCATATTTAAAGAAGCCTTTTGGGGTGTTATCAAGCTCAAAGTCGAAAGTTTATTTAAAAGCTACCGCCGTCCTATGCCACAAGAGCTCAAAACCACACCCCAAAACGGATGA
- a CDS encoding Hsp20/alpha crystallin family protein: protein MALVKRNENTGLFPSLTNMLENFFNDEWFFGRDVMPMRSFTVPAVNVKETEESFELEVAAPGMDKKDFKIEVEDGVLTISSEKEVKNEEKDEKGNYVRREFSYQSFRRSFVLPDTVNTEKIEAKYKDGILHVSVPKREEAKKKPTRLIEVK from the coding sequence ATGGCACTGGTAAAAAGAAACGAAAACACCGGACTGTTCCCCAGCCTGACCAACATGCTGGAAAACTTTTTCAACGACGAATGGTTCTTTGGTCGTGATGTAATGCCGATGCGCAGCTTCACTGTGCCGGCTGTAAACGTAAAAGAAACTGAGGAGAGCTTCGAATTGGAAGTAGCGGCTCCCGGTATGGACAAAAAAGACTTCAAAATTGAAGTAGAAGACGGCGTATTGACCATCTCTTCGGAAAAAGAAGTGAAAAACGAAGAGAAAGACGAAAAAGGCAACTATGTACGCCGCGAGTTCAGCTATCAATCTTTCAGACGCTCGTTTGTGTTGCCTGATACCGTGAATACCGAAAAAATCGAAGCTAAGTATAAAGACGGTATCTTGCATGTAAGCGTACCTAAGCGCGAAGAAGCCAAGAAGAAACCTACCCGTTTGATTGAAGTAAAATAA
- a CDS encoding ABC transporter substrate-binding protein, giving the protein MKSTTHIVIDQMGRCVEVPLSPRRIISLVPSQTELLAHLGLEQEVVGITKFCVHPERWYRSKPKVGGTKQLRMEVVERLNPDLIVGNKEENEKSMIEALSQRYPVWMSDIRSINDALDMIGRLGCLVNKQEEAESLQKAITGRWQTVRNMAAALPFRKVLYLIWRKPYMAAGKSTFIDEVLRFLGFENICTQERYPLVEFPVHTAPAWVFLSSEPYPFKEKHIEEIQQLYPKAKALVVDGEMFSWYGSRMLQAPAYFECLLERMLASCTSY; this is encoded by the coding sequence ATGAAATCAACGACCCACATTGTCATAGACCAAATGGGGCGGTGCGTCGAGGTGCCTCTATCGCCTCGGCGCATTATTTCTTTAGTGCCTTCACAAACAGAGCTTTTAGCTCATCTTGGCTTAGAGCAAGAAGTGGTAGGGATAACCAAGTTTTGTGTTCATCCGGAACGCTGGTATCGTTCCAAGCCTAAAGTAGGGGGCACCAAGCAGCTGCGTATGGAGGTGGTTGAGCGCCTGAACCCCGATTTAATCGTAGGCAACAAGGAAGAAAATGAAAAAAGCATGATAGAAGCCCTTTCGCAGCGTTACCCTGTGTGGATGAGCGACATTCGAAGCATAAACGACGCTTTGGACATGATAGGCAGACTGGGCTGCTTGGTAAACAAACAAGAAGAAGCAGAAAGCCTACAAAAGGCTATCACCGGGCGCTGGCAGACGGTGCGTAATATGGCTGCAGCTCTTCCTTTCCGAAAGGTACTTTACTTGATTTGGCGAAAGCCCTATATGGCTGCCGGCAAATCTACTTTTATCGATGAAGTGTTGCGTTTTTTAGGTTTCGAAAATATATGTACACAAGAGCGCTACCCGCTTGTGGAGTTTCCTGTGCATACAGCGCCAGCATGGGTTTTTCTTTCTTCTGAGCCTTATCCTTTCAAGGAAAAACACATAGAAGAAATACAGCAGCTTTATCCAAAGGCAAAAGCACTGGTAGTGGATGGTGAGATGTTTTCTTGGTATGGCAGTCGCATGTTGCAAGCACCAGCATATTTTGAATGCTTGCTGGAGC
- a CDS encoding bestrophin family protein, with amino-acid sequence MIIYNTKDWRKIFLSAFGFGSAYNAKELFQIQAFILAYCLLVVYLRHYHYPPERLSIQLDPTFLSLVGVILGLSLVFRVNSSYERWWEGRKQWGALVNHSRTLAAYFHAVLPERYQTNRHYVAAHIANFAYALKGHLRAKINWEIFDYPNEKEKKDMQQAGHPPYQVASYLFKKTEELFRSGLLCEADKINIKQQIQAMIDVLGACERIKNTPIPFSHTSFIKTFIIFYAFFLPIGLVDKFGWYTVPAVFLISYALAGVEVISEEIEQPFGTDANDLPLRHLSNVIKQNTYDLLQVSSQTSLPVAIIRDGVLI; translated from the coding sequence ATGATTATCTACAACACCAAAGACTGGCGAAAGATATTTTTGAGTGCTTTTGGTTTTGGCAGTGCTTACAATGCGAAAGAATTATTTCAGATTCAGGCATTCATTTTAGCCTACTGTCTGCTTGTCGTCTATCTTAGGCACTATCACTATCCACCAGAACGGCTCAGTATTCAATTAGACCCCACCTTCCTATCATTGGTAGGGGTTATTTTAGGTCTTTCGCTGGTGTTTCGTGTCAATTCTTCTTATGAGCGCTGGTGGGAAGGACGCAAACAATGGGGCGCGCTGGTCAATCACAGCCGCACGCTGGCAGCCTACTTCCATGCCGTATTGCCCGAACGCTACCAGACCAATCGGCACTATGTGGCTGCTCATATTGCCAATTTTGCTTATGCCTTGAAAGGTCATCTGCGTGCAAAAATAAACTGGGAAATCTTCGACTATCCAAATGAGAAGGAAAAAAAAGACATGCAACAAGCCGGACACCCGCCGTATCAAGTAGCCAGCTATCTTTTCAAAAAGACAGAAGAGTTGTTTCGTTCGGGACTCTTGTGCGAAGCAGACAAAATCAACATAAAACAGCAGATTCAAGCAATGATAGACGTCTTGGGCGCTTGTGAACGTATAAAAAACACACCCATTCCCTTTTCACATACTTCTTTTATCAAAACATTTATTATCTTCTATGCATTCTTTCTACCCATAGGCTTGGTCGATAAATTTGGCTGGTACACAGTACCCGCCGTATTTCTTATCAGCTATGCTCTGGCAGGCGTAGAAGTCATATCAGAAGAAATAGAACAGCCTTTTGGTACTGATGCCAACGACCTGCCTTTGCGTCATCTGTCGAACGTGATTAAACAAAACACCTACGACCTATTGCAGGTGTCTTCACAAACAAGCCTTCCTGTAGCAATTATTCGCGATGGTGTGCTTATTTAA
- a CDS encoding M42 family metallopeptidase — MDVKSRTFLEKYLNNASPTGFEAEGQKIWLDYIKPYIDDYRVDNYGSVVGIVNPEADYKVVIEAHADEISWFVNYIDDNGYIYVIRNGGSDPVIAPSKRVNIHTPKGIVKGVFGWPAIHVRHGDKERDPKPEIKNIYIDVGAESKQEVLDMGVDVGCVVTFADELMELNGRYWVGRALDNRIGGFMIAEVVRRLHENGKKPSFGLYVVNSVQEEIGLRGAQMMADSIKPNVAIITDVCHDTQAPLYNKIQDGDFKAGKGPVLTFGPAVQNNLLRFIMEVAEKEGIPYQRAAVSRSTGTDTDSFAYSNGGVPSALISLPLKYMHTTVEMVHKEDVEHIIQLMYHSILHLKAGQDFRYFS, encoded by the coding sequence ATGGATGTCAAAAGCCGCACGTTTTTGGAAAAATACTTGAACAATGCTTCGCCGACAGGCTTCGAAGCCGAAGGGCAAAAAATATGGCTCGACTACATCAAACCCTATATCGACGACTACCGTGTGGATAACTATGGTTCGGTGGTGGGTATTGTGAACCCCGAAGCAGACTACAAAGTAGTAATTGAAGCTCATGCTGACGAAATTTCTTGGTTTGTCAACTATATTGATGACAACGGTTATATCTATGTGATTCGCAACGGAGGCTCCGACCCTGTCATTGCGCCTTCTAAGCGCGTGAACATACACACCCCCAAAGGGATTGTGAAAGGGGTTTTTGGTTGGCCTGCCATTCATGTGCGTCATGGCGACAAAGAGCGAGACCCCAAGCCCGAAATCAAAAATATTTATATTGATGTGGGGGCTGAGTCGAAGCAAGAAGTGTTGGATATGGGCGTGGATGTAGGCTGTGTGGTTACTTTCGCCGACGAGCTCATGGAGTTGAACGGGCGCTACTGGGTAGGGCGTGCCCTCGACAACCGTATAGGAGGCTTTATGATTGCCGAGGTGGTGCGACGACTACATGAAAATGGTAAAAAACCATCGTTTGGATTGTATGTAGTCAACAGTGTGCAGGAGGAAATAGGCTTGCGGGGCGCTCAAATGATGGCAGACAGCATCAAACCCAACGTAGCCATCATTACCGATGTGTGTCATGATACCCAAGCGCCTTTATACAATAAAATACAAGACGGTGATTTTAAGGCAGGCAAAGGACCGGTGTTGACCTTCGGTCCTGCTGTGCAGAACAACTTACTCCGTTTTATTATGGAGGTGGCAGAGAAAGAAGGAATTCCCTATCAACGAGCCGCAGTATCGCGCTCCACAGGTACCGACACCGACTCTTTTGCCTATTCGAACGGGGGAGTGCCTTCTGCTTTGATTTCACTTCCTTTGAAGTATATGCACACGACGGTGGAAATGGTGCATAAAGAAGACGTGGAGCATATCATTCAATTGATGTATCATAGCATTTTGCATTTGAAAGCGGGGCAAGACTTCCGTTATTTCTCATAA
- the hemG gene encoding protoporphyrinogen oxidase: protein MVVIIGGGISGLSLAYYLRKQGVPFKLIEKSKQTGGYIRSIRQKEYLFEEGPNSLLVDAEVQSLLDELQLSSEIVEAHAVSKKRYILRQGEYRALPASPLSLLANGFFSWKAKLDIFRELSRPAAPQTGESVAAFFERRFGKEVVDYAVTPFVSGIYAGDPYRLRIDKVFPQMVEYEQNYGSVLKGFIKNKGGARRRSLSFRNGMQTLPERLTQVIKEDLLLGVSVKRIEKQEGAWVVYLDQGEPIRASQIVLSVGAHEAAQLLPAQYEAAKEAWQQVYYPPLAVVHSVYYKPQFKQKPEGFGALHPAVENSFSLGSIWSSSIFPERCKDNEVLITTFVGGALQANKVQYDDRRIMHEINLELKQLLHIQGVPVLQRISRWEKAIPQYHDYMDAVEAHAKQLQAEGIHVHANWIGGVSMPDCIKKGKRLAEALAQKIKVS from the coding sequence ATGGTAGTAATTATTGGAGGTGGTATTAGTGGTCTAAGTCTTGCCTACTATCTGCGTAAACAAGGTGTACCCTTCAAGTTGATAGAAAAAAGTAAACAGACTGGCGGCTACATACGCTCCATTCGCCAAAAAGAGTACTTGTTTGAGGAGGGACCCAACTCCCTACTGGTAGATGCAGAGGTGCAAAGCTTGCTTGATGAGCTTCAACTAAGCAGCGAGATAGTAGAAGCCCATGCTGTGAGTAAAAAAAGATACATTTTGCGCCAAGGGGAGTATAGAGCCTTACCTGCCTCTCCCCTATCGCTGCTTGCCAACGGCTTTTTTTCATGGAAAGCCAAACTCGATATTTTTCGTGAGCTGTCGCGTCCGGCAGCTCCCCAAACCGGCGAAAGTGTCGCTGCTTTCTTTGAGCGCCGTTTTGGGAAAGAAGTCGTAGATTATGCCGTTACGCCCTTTGTTTCGGGCATTTATGCCGGTGACCCTTACCGTTTGCGTATCGATAAAGTATTTCCTCAGATGGTAGAGTATGAGCAAAACTATGGCTCGGTACTCAAGGGGTTCATAAAAAACAAAGGAGGTGCCCGACGGCGGAGCTTATCGTTTCGCAATGGCATGCAAACCCTGCCGGAACGCCTGACACAAGTCATAAAGGAAGATTTGCTATTGGGGGTGAGCGTAAAGCGCATAGAAAAACAAGAGGGGGCATGGGTCGTGTATCTCGACCAAGGCGAACCCATACGCGCCTCGCAAATAGTGCTGTCGGTAGGGGCTCATGAAGCCGCCCAATTGCTGCCTGCGCAATACGAAGCGGCAAAAGAGGCATGGCAACAGGTCTATTATCCCCCTTTGGCTGTGGTGCACAGTGTGTATTACAAACCTCAATTCAAACAAAAGCCCGAGGGATTCGGGGCATTGCACCCGGCAGTAGAAAACAGCTTCAGCTTGGGAAGCATATGGAGTAGTAGCATTTTTCCTGAACGCTGCAAAGACAACGAGGTACTTATCACCACTTTTGTGGGCGGAGCCCTTCAAGCCAATAAAGTACAGTATGACGACCGGCGCATCATGCACGAAATAAACCTGGAACTCAAGCAGCTGCTGCACATACAGGGCGTTCCAGTGCTGCAACGCATCAGTCGCTGGGAAAAAGCCATTCCGCAATATCACGATTATATGGACGCCGTAGAGGCTCACGCAAAACAGCTCCAAGCCGAAGGCATCCACGTACATGCAAACTGGATAGGCGGAGTATCCATGCCTGACTGTATCAAGAAAGGGAAGCGTCTTGCCGAAGCGCTGGCACAAAAAATCAAAGTGTCTTAA
- a CDS encoding LysM peptidoglycan-binding domain-containing protein, which yields MIQLMEQFFPQYRIESFLKEDAYFVYHLARHSSGRLAVIQSIAPDYQGKSSVIERIKQYAGTVNELQHPMLPLLYDFLITDNNAFLIWEHLDGTNIDQYMQQQSKALSERKAQRLVLSLISVLEFLIQKGEAPPRLDTEMIWITSDERIKLRGIIDESTPKGLCYHPSREQLHAPQDYVQAVGLVWYHLITGKHPRSLGEEHILKGTLPPAANFYPGVFEHVEHCLAKAIHPNPAKRYPNLQELQKAILAARIQTLTPEQYSFVELNAPLVLLVFMTILTAFILWRGSRRDILSATRVAYYPHDISAWQEFEKRKAFVKAEKESAESLFLSTQEEEEQIARDYLHKVSPGETLTEIAERYNMTPEHLLRINNLASADNIQAGVGLKVKVRAIHKINVNESPHSIAQKYGISLEELLKANGLSDIDTSNKKVLEKEFYPGRELIIPISQ from the coding sequence ATGATACAGCTAATGGAGCAATTTTTTCCACAATACAGAATAGAAAGCTTTCTTAAAGAAGACGCCTATTTTGTGTATCATTTGGCGCGGCATAGCAGCGGGCGCTTAGCCGTCATTCAAAGCATAGCCCCTGACTATCAGGGCAAAAGTTCCGTAATAGAGCGCATCAAGCAGTATGCCGGCACTGTCAATGAACTTCAACACCCCATGTTGCCGCTTCTCTACGACTTCTTGATTACAGATAACAACGCCTTCTTGATTTGGGAACACCTCGATGGCACGAATATAGACCAATACATGCAACAACAAAGCAAGGCGTTGTCGGAGCGCAAAGCCCAGCGGCTGGTACTTTCGCTCATCAGTGTGCTGGAATTTCTGATACAAAAAGGAGAGGCACCCCCACGCTTAGATACCGAAATGATATGGATTACCTCCGATGAACGAATCAAACTGCGGGGTATCATCGACGAATCCACACCCAAAGGGCTTTGCTACCATCCCAGCAGAGAGCAGCTACATGCTCCGCAAGACTACGTGCAGGCAGTAGGCTTGGTATGGTACCATCTCATCACTGGCAAACACCCGCGCAGCTTGGGCGAAGAGCATATACTCAAGGGTACATTGCCCCCTGCAGCCAATTTCTACCCCGGTGTATTTGAGCATGTAGAGCACTGCTTAGCCAAAGCTATCCACCCCAACCCTGCCAAACGCTACCCCAACCTGCAGGAACTGCAAAAAGCCATCTTAGCTGCCCGTATTCAAACACTTACTCCCGAGCAGTACAGTTTCGTGGAGCTGAATGCACCGCTTGTGTTGCTTGTGTTTATGACCATACTCACGGCTTTTATTTTGTGGCGGGGCAGCCGGCGCGATATCTTGAGCGCTACAAGGGTAGCCTATTACCCTCACGATATCTCGGCTTGGCAGGAGTTCGAAAAACGAAAAGCTTTTGTTAAAGCCGAAAAAGAGAGTGCCGAAAGCTTGTTCCTGTCGACCCAGGAAGAAGAAGAGCAGATAGCACGTGATTACCTGCACAAAGTGAGCCCCGGCGAAACGCTTACCGAGATAGCCGAGCGTTACAATATGACACCTGAACACCTGCTGCGCATCAACAACCTGGCATCGGCAGATAACATACAAGCCGGCGTAGGCTTAAAGGTGAAGGTACGTGCCATCCATAAAATCAACGTCAACGAAAGCCCCCATTCTATTGCCCAAAAATATGGTATCAGCCTTGAAGAACTGCTCAAAGCCAACGGGCTATCTGATATAGATACGAGCAACAAAAAAGTGTTGGAGAAAGAATTTTACCCCGGTAGGGAACTTATTATCCCCATCAGTCAATAA